GAAGAGAAACTGCACGACTACTTCATCCTCAACGGTCGTGTTTCCAAACAATTCCTGGAACACTTTGAAGGATACGTTGAAGTGAACAACATCTTCGACAAGGACTACTATTCCGAAGAAAGCTTCCCCGGTCGCGGAAGGAGCTTTCTGGTTGGTCTGTCCGCCAAGATCTAAATTCCCTGGCACCATTCCTTCCCTCAGGCTTCTTGAGGGAAGGAATGGTGCACCCTGTAATCGCCACATGGCTGCCCCAATGTTTCGCAATCTTATCCCGAGGATATCGATGTGAACACCTCTTTTCGCCCACCGGCCCTGTTTTTCTCCTTTTTTTTCCTTTTTATCCTCGCCTCCCCGGCCCTGGCCGGATGGACCGTAACCGACATGGTGGGGCGCAAGGTGTTCATACCCCAAAAGGCCCAGCGCATCGTGACCACGTTCAAGCCATCCACCCTGTCCGTGTACTGTCTTGGTCTGGCCGACCGGTTGGTGGGTGTGGACAACGAGTGCCGGTATGAACCCTTTACCACCGGGGTGTATCCGCCCATTGCCAGGGCAGCAGGTGTGGGGAGCAAGAGCTCGGGGCTGAATCTTGAGACCATTGTGGATCTGAAACCGGACCTAGTCATTCTCTTTTCCCAAAAGGACGGCATTGCTCTGGCCGACCGCCTGGTAGGTCTTGGCATTCCTGCCATTGTCATTGTTCCTGAAGATTTTGCCAAATTGGACCAGACCCTGCTGCTCATCGGCAGGGCAGCCGGAGTGGAAGATCATGCCCGCAAGATGGTTGACCTGTGTCACGAGATCCTAAGCAGCGTACAGCAAAAAGTAGCATCCATCCCCTTAAGTGAGCGCAAACGCTGCTATTATGGGGGCTCCCGAGGATTCTTCTCCACAGCATCAGGCGACATGCTCCAGAGCGAGATCTTTGCCAAAGCAGGCGGGATCAATGTTTCACAATCCTTTACCGGTTATTTCAAACGCATCTCCCCGGAACAGTTCATCACCTGGGACCCGGATTTCGTGGCCGTGACCAGAAATACCCGCAAAGGACTGACCGGTGTACTGGCCCGCAAGGAACTCCAGGGGGTCAAGGCCATTGCCCACAAACAGGTCTATGTGTTTCCCGCGGATATTGCGCCATGGGACTTCCCTTCGCCCCTGTCCACACTGGGAGTGGTTTGGTGCGCCACACGCCTTTACCCTGACCTCTTTTCCGAAGCCGAGCTTGAACAACGCATCGACCATTTTTTCCTGACCCTCTTCGGGAAGACACTCACTGACCTCGGAGGCTCGCTTGGCGACAGAGTCTTCCCGTAATCATCTTGTACAACGCCTCACCACGCGTTTCCGCAAGCCCAGGGTCTTCGACCCCCACAAGACCACCCTGGGGGATACGGGATATCGGACACTCCAGTACGCCACCCTAGGGGGGCTCATGCTTCTGACGATCATATCCCTGCACACAGGCAGACTGGATATCTCATCAAGCGAAATCAGAACCATTGTCTGGGCAGCGCTCACCGGTACCCCCGTTGACAATGCGCTTCTCTCCAAATCCCTGGTCTTTTTTCAGGTCCGCCTCCCCAGGTGCATTTTGGCCATCCTCGTGGGTATGGGGCTTTCCGCTTCTGGTGCGGTATACCAGGCCCTTTTCCGCAACCCCCTGGTCTCACCCGATATCCTGGGCGTGGCAGCAGGCTGCACCTTTGGAGCGGCCCTTGCCCTGATCCTGCCGGGCAGTTCCTTTGCCCTGGTCCGGGTACTTGCCTTTATTTTTGGCCTGACTGCTGTCTTTTCAGCTCTGGGCATTGCCCGGGCCGTTGGAGTCAAGCCCATTCTCATTCTGGTTCTGGCAGGGCTTGTGGTCACCTCGTTTTTCAACGCCTTTGTCATGATCCTCAAATACATGGCCGACCCGTACAACCAACTTCCGGCCATTGTCTTCTGGACCATGGGCAGCTTCAGCCGGGCTGCATGGAAGGACGTGAACACCCTCATTCCCCTTGTGGGCCTGGGGCTCATACTCATTACCCTTCTCAGATATCGGTTAAATGTTCTTTCACTAGGCGATGTTCAGGCCAAATCTCTGGGGCTCAACCCCAAAGCAT
The window above is part of the Desulfoplanes formicivorans genome. Proteins encoded here:
- a CDS encoding ABC transporter substrate-binding protein; the protein is MNTSFRPPALFFSFFFLFILASPALAGWTVTDMVGRKVFIPQKAQRIVTTFKPSTLSVYCLGLADRLVGVDNECRYEPFTTGVYPPIARAAGVGSKSSGLNLETIVDLKPDLVILFSQKDGIALADRLVGLGIPAIVIVPEDFAKLDQTLLLIGRAAGVEDHARKMVDLCHEILSSVQQKVASIPLSERKRCYYGGSRGFFSTASGDMLQSEIFAKAGGINVSQSFTGYFKRISPEQFITWDPDFVAVTRNTRKGLTGVLARKELQGVKAIAHKQVYVFPADIAPWDFPSPLSTLGVVWCATRLYPDLFSEAELEQRIDHFFLTLFGKTLTDLGGSLGDRVFP
- a CDS encoding FecCD family ABC transporter permease is translated as MATESSRNHLVQRLTTRFRKPRVFDPHKTTLGDTGYRTLQYATLGGLMLLTIISLHTGRLDISSSEIRTIVWAALTGTPVDNALLSKSLVFFQVRLPRCILAILVGMGLSASGAVYQALFRNPLVSPDILGVAAGCTFGAALALILPGSSFALVRVLAFIFGLTAVFSALGIARAVGVKPILILVLAGLVVTSFFNAFVMILKYMADPYNQLPAIVFWTMGSFSRAAWKDVNTLIPLVGLGLILITLLRYRLNVLSLGDVQAKSLGLNPKAYRILLIVISSLIVALAVATCGQVCWVGLVIPHIARTLVGPNHKKMLPVTITLGGLFMLLADDIARSVTTAELPISIVTSLIGAPLFAFLLYKNRGSGWI